The following proteins are encoded in a genomic region of Dioscorea cayenensis subsp. rotundata cultivar TDr96_F1 chromosome 8, TDr96_F1_v2_PseudoChromosome.rev07_lg8_w22 25.fasta, whole genome shotgun sequence:
- the LOC120267036 gene encoding ubiquitin-conjugating enzyme E2 30-like: MASKRIQKELQDLQRDPPTSCSAGPGGEDLFQWQATIMGPADSPYAGGVFFVMIHFPPDYPFKPPKVNFQTKVYHPNINSNGSICLDILKEQWSPALTISKVLLSICSLLTDPNPDDPLVPEIAHIYKNQRSRYEETARAWTQKYAMG; the protein is encoded by the exons ATGGCTAGCAAGAGGATTCAGAAGGAGCTTCAGGATTTACAGAGAGATCCTCCAACGTCATGCAGTGCAGGACCTGGTGGAGAAGACCTGTTCCAGTGGCAGGCGACAATCATGGGCCCTGCTGATAGCCCCTACGCTGGAGGTGTATTCTTTGTTATGATTCACTTTCCTCCGGACTATCCTTTCAAGCCCCCGAAGGTGAATTTCCAAACCAAG GTTTACCATCCAAACATCAACTCTAATGGTAGCATTTGCCTTGACATCCTTAAGGAGCAATGGAGCCCAGCTTTGACAATTTCCAAGGTCCTCCTCTCCATCTGCTCCCTGCTCACTGACCCGAACCCCGATGATCCTCTCGTCCCGGAGATTGCTCACATCTACAAGAACCAGAGAAGCCGCTATGAAGAAACGGCTCGGGCATGGACCCAGAAGTATGCCATGGGTTGA